Below is a window of Rhodoglobus vestalii DNA.
GCCAACGGCGATGCTTCGCCAAGATGGGCAGTGCGCACCGCTTTGAGATCGGCCATTGTCGCGGCGGAGTCGATGGCAGCAAGAGCTGTTTCGACCGCTGCGGTTACCGCTGGTTCTGTAATCGGGGTGGGTTCAGACACAAGAACTGAGTTTAGCTGAAGCCACCACCGCTGTTATCGCGATACCCGGATCGCCCGCGCGGCATGGTGATGGCGCGGGTGCCCTCGGCTCCCGGCACCTTGGGGTTATCGGGCGTGACCTTGCCGAGCTTCGGCCCGCTGCGTTTCGCCGCGTAACGAGCGATGTACGACAGCGTCACGTTCATCACCAGGTAGATGACGAAGCCAACCGCAAACAGTGTGAACAGGTAGCGGCTGCCATAGAAATTCTGAAGGTTTTTGATTGTTCGCGCCAGCTCGGGGTATGCCACAACGTAGGCCAACGAAGTGTCTTTGACGAGAACGACGAGTTGCGCGAGGATAATCGGCAGCATTTGGCGGAAGGCCTGCGGGAACTCAATGATGAAGCGGGTCTGTAGTGAGGTGAGGCCCACAGAGAGCCCTCCTTCACGTTGCCCTTTAGGGAGCGAGTTGATGCCTGCTCGCAACGCTTCACCAATGATCGCGCCGTTATAGACCGCGAGTCCGAGTACGCCAGCCCAGTAGCTGCCTGTCGAGAAGAGGAGGAAGACGAACAGGATCATCAGAAGCAGCGGCATTCCGCGGAAGAACTCCAGGAGCACCGAAGTGGGAATTCTTACCCACTTGGATGCTGCAGTGCGGCCGAAGGAGAACAAGATTCCGACCAGGATCGCCAGTACCGCAGCGACGCCTGCCATTCGCAGCGTCTCTACAACTGCTCCGCCAAACGCACCCCACACTTGTGGATCACTGAGAATGTCGGTGCGAGATGGGTCAAACATACCGGGCTGCTCGGCGCCGTTCGCGTTGACGCGGGGCGCCGCGAGTATGAAAAATACCCACGTCAGCCCGGCCAAAATTGCAACAGCGCCAATGACCGACGCGATGGCCGAGTTGCGCCGGGTTTTGGGCCCGGGGGCATCGTAGAGAACGCTCATACTCATCGCAGCACCATGACTCTCTTTTCGATCGCACCGGCTATCAGGCCGAGCGGGACAGTAATGGCAAGGTAGAGAGCAGCCGCGTATACCAGTGTCAACACGACGACATCTCCGTTATCGCGCGCGGCGGCATACGTCGCTTTGAAGAGCTCGTTGACAAAGAAGATTCCCGCGACCGAGGTGTTCTTGGTGAGAGCGATAAAAACGTTGATGAGTGGGGGAACAACCATTCGGCTTGCCTGAGGCATAATCACGAGGCCAACGGTCTGGGTGAAACCCATCCCGATGCTGCGCGCGGCTTCAGCCTGCCCGACAGGAACACCGTTGAATCCGGAACGCACCGCTTCAGCGACGAAAGGCGAGGTGTAGAGGGTGAGACCCAGTGCCGCGAGCAGGAAAAAGTCGAGCTCGACACCCAAAATTGGAAGCACGAAAGCGCAGAAAAAAAGCACCAAAAGAAGGGGGATGTTCCGAAGGATCTCCGTATAGACGGTCGCGAAAACCCGCAACGACGGAACGGGGGAAATTCTCATCGCCGCGATGAGCACGCCCAAAACAAAAGCGCCCACACCAGAAATTGCCAGAAGGGCAAGCGTCAGAAGGAAACCCTGCATGTACAGCGGCGTGATGCTAACAAGGGCATCAATCGCGTTAGAGATCGCATCCATCCAGGGTCTCCTGAAAAGTTATGAGTTATGACGTGGCAGGTGCTCGCCCGCGCACAGAGCGCGAACGAGCACCGAGCACACTAACTAGTTTTAGTAACGGTCCACAGCGGGCGGGGCGGGGAGCTTCAGGACGGCGCCTGCAGTTGCTTCCCAAGCCGCTTCCCACGAGCCGTCGTCATACGAAGCTTCGAGCACGTCGTTGATGTGAGTGCGGAATGCGTCATCATCAAGACCGAGGCCGATACCGTAAGGCTCTTCGGTGAACGGGTTGCTGAGAACCTCGAACTCGCCAGCGTTCTGGTCGGCGAGTCCAGCCAAGATCACGTTGTCAGTGGTGACAGCGATCACGTTGCCGCTGCGCAGCGGCTCAAGGCAGTTCGAGTAGGTGTCCGTCGTGATGAGGTCGACACCGTATTCGGCGATGTTCGCCTCGGACGTCGAACCGGCAACACTGCAGACTGCCTTGCCCTCGAGGTCCTCGGGGCCAGTGATGCCCTCGGGGTTACCTGCGAGTACCAAGATGTCCTGACCAGCGTTGTAGTACGGGCCAGCGAAGGAAATTACTTCCTTGCGCTTGTCGTTAATCGTGTAGGTAGCGATCACGATGTCAACAGTGCCGTTCTCGATGAACGTCTCACGGTTGGCAGAAACAGTCTCTGTCCACTCGATGTTGTCTTCACTAATACCGAGCGAAGCCGCAATGATCTTTCCGATCTCAACGTCGAATCCGACGGGTCCGCCCGACGGTCCTTGGAGACCGAACAGGGGCTGGTCGAACTTGGTACCAATAGTGATCGAGCCTGCCTCGGCAAGATCAGCCATGGTCGTGCCAGCTTCGAATTCAGGAACTGCTGCCTCGACGCCTGGTTCCGCGGTGTCGGTTTCTGCTGCACACGCGCTGAGGCCAAGAAGGCCGACAAGCGCAATAGCAGAGATCGAGAGGCCTTTTTTGAGCCGCATATTTTTCTCCTTATGCTGTGGGGAAATTACCCACTGTTTTAGTGGGTAAGAATTTTTGAGAGGAAGTCTTGCGCTCTCGGAGACTGGGGGTTAGTGAAGAACTGCTCAGGCTCAGCCTCTTCAACTATTTCGCCATCCGCCATGAAAAGAACACGGTCGGCAGCCTTGCGTGCGAAGCCCATTTCGTGGCTGACAACCAGCATGGTCATGCCGTCCTTGGCCAACTGAACCATGACATCCAGAACTTCGTTGATCATCTCGGGGTCGAGTGCCGAAGTGGGCTCGTCAAGGAGAATGATCTTCGGGTCCATTGCGAGCGACCGCGCGATAGCCACGCGCTGCTGCTGGCCGCCCGACAGTTGAGCCGGCATCTTGGATGCCTGATTGGCGATACCGACACGATCGAGAAGCTCCATCGCATGCTTATCGGCTTCGGCTTTGGAAATCTTGCGGACCCGACGTGGGCCGAGGGTGACGTTCTCTAGGATGGTCTTGTGTGCGAACAGATTGAATGACTGAAAGACCATTCCAACATCGGCTCGCAACTTGGCGAGACCGGAACCTTCCTCGGGGAGAAGCTTTCCATCGATGGTGATGGTTCCGTCATCAATCGTCTCAAGACGGTTTATTGCGCGACACAGGGTTGACTTTCCGGAACCGCTGGGCCCGATGACGACCACCACCTCACCGCGATGAATCGTGGTTGTGATGTCTTTGAGCACGTGTAGCTCACCAAAATGTTTGTTGACGTGGTCGACTACGACCAGAGGTTCACCGCTCTGTGCTGGCATAGCTGTATGCAACCACACGCGTGCGAGTACGGTCAAACGGCGCGCCTAGACGTAACACGCTCGTGACACAGTTCAGCTGCTGCGGTGCGCGAATGCACTCTCATAAAGACAGACGGAGGCTGCGGTCGCCAAATTCATCGACTCTGCATGGCCATAAATCGGCACTGAAATAACCGAATCGGCAAGCCCGCAGTGCTCATCGGTGAGGCCTCGAGCTTCATTACCAAATAACCAGGCGGTCGGATGATCGAGCACTCCCTCATTGCGGGCAGCCAACAGATCACCACCCTTGATGTCTGCGGCAATCACCCGAAGATCGGCACCTCTAAGGCGCTCAAGAACGGATTCCAACTCAACGCCGACCGCTACCGGCAGATGAAAGAGCGAACCCGTGGTGGCCCGAACAACCTTCGGATTGTAGAGATCCACGCTTCGACCGGTGAGAATCACACCGTCGGCACCCGCAGCATCCGCGGCCCGAATGATAGTTCCCGCATTACCGGGATCGCGCACCTCTTCGAGGATCGCAATGAGCTTC
It encodes the following:
- a CDS encoding amino acid ABC transporter permease gives rise to the protein MDAISNAIDALVSITPLYMQGFLLTLALLAISGVGAFVLGVLIAAMRISPVPSLRVFATVYTEILRNIPLLLVLFFCAFVLPILGVELDFFLLAALGLTLYTSPFVAEAVRSGFNGVPVGQAEAARSIGMGFTQTVGLVIMPQASRMVVPPLINVFIALTKNTSVAGIFFVNELFKATYAAARDNGDVVVLTLVYAAALYLAITVPLGLIAGAIEKRVMVLR
- a CDS encoding amino acid ABC transporter permease → MSMSVLYDAPGPKTRRNSAIASVIGAVAILAGLTWVFFILAAPRVNANGAEQPGMFDPSRTDILSDPQVWGAFGGAVVETLRMAGVAAVLAILVGILFSFGRTAASKWVRIPTSVLLEFFRGMPLLLMILFVFLLFSTGSYWAGVLGLAVYNGAIIGEALRAGINSLPKGQREGGLSVGLTSLQTRFIIEFPQAFRQMLPIILAQLVVLVKDTSLAYVVAYPELARTIKNLQNFYGSRYLFTLFAVGFVIYLVMNVTLSYIARYAAKRSGPKLGKVTPDNPKVPGAEGTRAITMPRGRSGYRDNSGGGFS
- a CDS encoding amino acid ABC transporter ATP-binding protein — translated: MPAQSGEPLVVVDHVNKHFGELHVLKDITTTIHRGEVVVVIGPSGSGKSTLCRAINRLETIDDGTITIDGKLLPEEGSGLAKLRADVGMVFQSFNLFAHKTILENVTLGPRRVRKISKAEADKHAMELLDRVGIANQASKMPAQLSGGQQQRVAIARSLAMDPKIILLDEPTSALDPEMINEVLDVMVQLAKDGMTMLVVSHEMGFARKAADRVLFMADGEIVEEAEPEQFFTNPQSPRAQDFLSKILTH
- a CDS encoding glutamate ABC transporter substrate-binding protein, with translation MRLKKGLSISAIALVGLLGLSACAAETDTAEPGVEAAVPEFEAGTTMADLAEAGSITIGTKFDQPLFGLQGPSGGPVGFDVEIGKIIAASLGISEDNIEWTETVSANRETFIENGTVDIVIATYTINDKRKEVISFAGPYYNAGQDILVLAGNPEGITGPEDLEGKAVCSVAGSTSEANIAEYGVDLITTDTYSNCLEPLRSGNVIAVTTDNVILAGLADQNAGEFEVLSNPFTEEPYGIGLGLDDDAFRTHINDVLEASYDDGSWEAAWEATAGAVLKLPAPPAVDRY
- a CDS encoding TrmH family RNA methyltransferase; the protein is MIDNPRSPRVRAVAKLGKKSARSETGLFLLEGPQSVSEALNFRPELLVDLYATPTALERHAELAQAAEAAGVEIEFVSEQVIETMADTVTPQGVIAVCRQFPASVKDLLSGAPKLIAILEEVRDPGNAGTIIRAADAAGADGVILTGRSVDLYNPKVVRATTGSLFHLPVAVGVELESVLERLRGADLRVIAADIKGGDLLAARNEGVLDHPTAWLFGNEARGLTDEHCGLADSVISVPIYGHAESMNLATAASVCLYESAFAHRSS